The following proteins come from a genomic window of Hymenobacter canadensis:
- a CDS encoding efflux RND transporter periplasmic adaptor subunit: MQTQEHEPAELQAAEETPGKSHGLRWLIIAVVLIAALAFVKITYFPSPNADVKGGGKGAAGGGKGAPGGKSGGGGGLPVQVYVVKPTNLSDEVAATGSILADESVVIKSELSGKITSLNIKEGQPVSKGQLLFSINADEAQAAIRKQQYNIKLFRDQEKRQRTLLDKEYISAQEYEQSNNQLLTAQSDLKALQASLDRAYVRAPFSGVLGLTTATVGTYVSPGSEITTLSRVRPVKIDFAVPGRFATKVRVGDVVSITDEGTNKKYEAKVYAIDPQIDPVSRTQPVRARYANTNNELRPGAFVKVNLQLGESTDALQVPTEAVIPEASGYSVYTVKDGKMVPKKIKIGIRSDKVIQITDGLAVGDSVIRTGILQVKPGDAVKATK; this comes from the coding sequence ATGCAGACTCAGGAACACGAACCAGCAGAACTACAGGCCGCCGAAGAAACCCCCGGCAAAAGCCACGGGCTGCGCTGGCTGATCATTGCCGTGGTACTCATTGCCGCGCTGGCGTTCGTCAAGATAACGTATTTCCCCTCTCCTAACGCCGATGTCAAAGGCGGCGGTAAAGGGGCGGCTGGCGGTGGCAAGGGTGCCCCGGGCGGCAAAAGTGGCGGGGGCGGTGGCCTGCCGGTGCAGGTGTATGTGGTGAAGCCGACCAACCTCTCCGACGAGGTAGCGGCCACCGGCTCCATTCTGGCCGACGAGTCGGTGGTTATCAAAAGTGAGCTATCGGGCAAAATCACCAGCCTGAACATAAAAGAAGGCCAGCCGGTGAGCAAGGGCCAGTTGCTGTTCAGCATCAACGCCGATGAGGCCCAGGCGGCCATCCGCAAGCAGCAGTACAACATCAAGCTCTTCCGCGACCAAGAAAAGCGCCAGCGCACGCTGCTGGACAAGGAGTACATCAGCGCCCAGGAGTACGAGCAGTCCAACAACCAGCTGCTCACGGCGCAGTCGGACCTGAAGGCGCTGCAGGCCTCGCTGGACCGGGCCTACGTACGGGCGCCGTTCAGCGGCGTGCTGGGCCTGACCACGGCCACCGTGGGCACCTACGTGAGCCCAGGCTCTGAAATAACGACCCTTTCCCGCGTGCGGCCCGTGAAAATCGACTTTGCTGTACCGGGCCGCTTTGCTACCAAAGTGCGCGTGGGCGACGTAGTGAGCATCACCGACGAAGGCACTAACAAGAAGTACGAGGCCAAGGTCTACGCCATCGACCCGCAGATTGACCCCGTGAGCCGCACCCAGCCGGTGCGCGCCCGCTACGCCAACACCAACAACGAGCTGCGCCCCGGCGCTTTCGTGAAAGTGAACCTACAGCTCGGCGAATCCACCGACGCGCTGCAGGTGCCGACGGAAGCCGTAATTCCGGAGGCCAGCGGCTACAGCGTCTACACCGTGAAGGACGGCAAGATGGTACCCAAGAAAATCAAGATTGGCATCCGCTCCGATAAGGTGATTCAAATCACCGACGGCCTGGCCGTAGGCGACTCCGTAATTCGCACCGGCATTCTGCAGGTGAAACCCGGCGACGCGGTGAAGGCCACCAAGTAA
- a CDS encoding MGMT family protein produces MIPRNPTEAHRNFFQEVHEVVRLVPAGRVTTYGAIAHYLGARHGARMVGWAMMAAHTADAYVPAHRVINRNGQLTGRLHFATPTAMQEALEAEGVRVLDDEVQDFRRLFWDPTTELE; encoded by the coding sequence ATGATTCCGCGTAATCCTACGGAAGCTCACCGCAATTTCTTTCAGGAAGTGCACGAAGTAGTGCGCCTGGTGCCGGCCGGCCGCGTAACCACCTACGGCGCTATTGCCCACTACTTAGGGGCCCGGCACGGCGCCCGCATGGTGGGCTGGGCCATGATGGCCGCCCACACCGCCGACGCGTACGTGCCAGCTCACCGCGTCATCAACCGCAACGGCCAGCTCACCGGCCGCCTGCACTTCGCCACGCCTACCGCCATGCAGGAAGCCCTGGAAGCCGAAGGCGTGCGCGTGCTGGATGATGAGGTGCAGGATTTCCGGCGCCTGTTCTGGGACCCCACCACGGAACTGGAGTAG